The region ACCGTTTTGGCCGCGACAGCGGTATCGGCAACCTGAGCCGCCTGGTCAATGCGGGTGACGGCACAACGGCCCTGGAACTGCTCACGTCCGGGGAGTACGGCGATGTGGCCTGGCGTCCCTTGCCATCTGGCCCCGCCTTTGGTCCGGCCTTCAGGGAACGCGTACAACTCGGCTACAGCGTCTACCGCCGCGCCCGGACCCCTGCGGAGGCCCTGGATGAGTTGGACCGCTTCCGGGTCCTCGCCCCCCATCGTGAAGGGGCCTGGGGGGTGGAGAACCTGAACCGGCTCTGCCGGGAAGCCCTGGGCCTGCACGGCCGGGATGACCGGTTGCTGCCGGTCATGGTGACGGGCAATACCTACGAGCTGGGCCTGTTCAACGGCGACACCGGCGTGCTGATGGACGACCCGGTTTCCGGCGACCTGGCCGCCTGGTTCAACGATCCGGAGGGGGCGCTCCGCCGCCTTTCCCCCCTGCGCCTGCCGCCCCATGAAAGCGCGTTTGCCCTGACCGTCCACAAGAGCCAGGGGTCGGAGTTCGACCGGGTCCTCCTGATCCTGCCGGAGCGCGTTTCGGAAACGCTGAGCCGCGAACTGCTCTATACCGCGGTTACGCGGGCCAGGTCCCATGTGGAGATCTGGGGGGGCGAAGAGGTCTTTCTCCGCGCGGTGGAGCGGCGCACCGTCAGGAGTTCGGGGCTTCGGGAGCGACTGTGGGGCGAAAAAACACCCCGGTAGCGGTTTGAGCCCCGCCGGGCAGCGGAGTCGCGCGCTCCGATATGCCGGCAGTTTGGTATCTTTGCGCGGTTGTCCGCCCAGGGGCGGGGGGGGGCAGCGCAGGGCTCGGGAGGGCGCCATGAGGGTATTCATCGCAGGTGGAACCGGTTTTGTCGGCGAACATGTGTCCCGTGAACTGCTCCGGCGGGGGCATCAACTGCGCCTGCTGATGCACCGGCGCGGCGCGGTCTCCGCGGGGGTCGAGCAGGTGGAGGGGGACGTCACCCGGCCGGATACGTTCGAGCAGGCCATGGGCGGATGCGACGCCGTGATGAATCTGGTGGGCATCATCCGCGAGTTCCCCGGCAAGGGGGTGACCTTCGAACGGCTGCATGTGCAGGCCACGGCCAACATGCTGGCTGCCGCCAGCCGGGCCGGCATCCGGCGCTATGTGCAGATGTCGGCCCTGGGGACGAGGCCGGATGCCGTTTCGGCGTACCACCGGACCAAGTTCCGGGCCGAGGAGCTGGTGCGCGCCAGCGGCCTGGACTGGACCATCCTGCGCCCCTCCCTGATCTTCGGCCCCAAGGACGCCTTTGTCGGCATGCTTGCCCGCCAGGTGCGCCTGGCGCCGGTGGTGCCGGTCATCGGCAGCGGGGCCTACCGCCTCCAGCCGATCCATGGCGACGACGTGGCCCGCTGCTTCGCCCTGGCCCTGGAGCTGCCCGCGACCATCGGCCAGTGCTTCGAGCTGTGCGGCAACGACCGCCTGAGGTATGTGGATCTGCTGGATGCGGTCGCCGCTGCCCTGGGCAAGCCGGCACCGTTCAAGCCGCGCCTCCCCCTGGGGCTGATGAAGCTGGCCATTCCGGTCCTGCAGGGCATTCCCCAATTCCCCCTCACCATGGACCAGTTGCAGATGCTGGTGGAGGAGAACATTTGCGACGGCCGCTGGAAGCAGACCTTCGGTTTTGAGCCCAAGGGGTTCAGGGAGGGGATTGGCGAATACCTCGTCACGTAGTCCCCGGACGTGCGGCTGACAGCGGTTTTGCCCCGGACTTGACACGGCGATTGTTTTATTGTATAAAACGTCGTACGGAGATTTCGCTATGACGGGACGCCCAACCATATATATCTTTGCCGCCCTGATCGCGCTGCTGGTCACCTGTGCCGCCGCCACGCCTTCCGTGGCCGCCGGGACGGAGCCGGCCAAGCTGGAGGAGGTGCTCGAGGGGCTGATCCTGAAGAGCAGCCCGCTGGAGCCGATGGAAGGGTTCGCCTCCTACTACGCCAAGCGCTTCGAGGGGCGCAGGACCACGTCGGGCCACCGCTATCAGCCCGACAAGCTGACCGCCGCCCATGAGAGCCTCCCCTTGGGCACCGTGGTGCGGGTCGTCAACCCGGCCACCCATCAGGAAGTGCATGTTACGATCACCGACCGCTGTGCCAGAAAGGCTTTCCACTTCATCGACCTGTCCCGCGCGGCGGCCAAGAAGATCGGTTTGTGGGGCAAGGGCAAGATCAAGGTCGTGATCATCCCCCTCTTGCAGGAAAAACTGGAACGGCCCACCTAGTCTCCCTTTTTTCATCCCTGTTCCGTTATCTCCCCTTACTGTCCGCCCGGCCGGGCCGGTGAAATCGTTTTGACAAAGCCGGGGCGACATGGTACGCTGATACTCCTTTTATTGCTGGAAAACGCCGCGTTCTGCCAACTCCCCGTTTGCAGGCGGCTATGATAGCCGGGCCCCACGCAACGGTACGCCGTGAACTCCGCCAGGTCCGGAAGGAAGCAACGGCAGCGGCTTCCCCGTGTGCCGTGGGCAAGCCCGGCTATCATAACCGCCTGCAAGCAGGTTTGTGAAGGCGTTGCATCCCCGGGCCGGCTTGCAGCGAGAGTCGCGCCCTGTCGGCACCGCACCTGGTTTCATGACCTCCGAACGCAGCCCTTGTGAGGTAACGCCCCTTTGTCCTACGTTGTTCTCGCCCGCAAATATCGCCCCCAGACCTTCTCAGAGCTGACCGGCCAGGAGCATGTCAGCCGTACGCTGCAAAACGCCATCGACACCGGCCGGGTGGCCCACGCCTTCCTGTTCACCGGCGCCCGCGGCGTCGGCAAAACCAGCTCGGCCCGCATCCTGGCCAAGGCGCTCAACTGCGAGCAGGGGATGACCACCGAGCCGTGCAACGCCTGCCCGGTCTGCAAGGAGATCACCGAGGGCACCTCCACCGATGTCTTCGAGATCGACGGCGCCTCCAATACGGGCGTGGACGACGTGCGCGACCTGCGCGACAACATCAAGTATCTCCCCTCCCACAGCCGGTACAAGATCTTCATCATCGACGAAGTCCACATGCTCTCCACCAGCGCCTTCAATGCCCTGCTGAAGACCCTGGAGGAGCCGCCGGCCCACGTCAAGTTCATCTTTGCCACCACCGAGCCCCACAAGGTCCCGGTCACCATCCTCTCCCGCTGCCAGCGCTTCGATTTCAAGCGCATCCTCCTGCCGAAGCTGATCGAGCGCCTGCGCTTCATCGCCGGCGCGGAGGGCATCGCCATCAGCGACGCCGCCCTGGCCATGATCGCCCGCAAGGGCGACGGCAGCATGCGCGACTCCCTGTCGGTCTTCGATCAGGTGCTGGCCTTCTGCGGCAACAGCGTGAGCGACGAGGATGTGGCCACCATGATCGGCGCCGTGGATCGTCGCCTGCTGGCCGAGATCTCCGCTGCGGTCTTTGCCGGCGATACCCAGGGGGTGCTGGCCGGCGTGAAGCGGGTGGACGGGGTCGGCTACAATATGCGCCAGTTCTGCCA is a window of Geobacter sp. FeAm09 DNA encoding:
- a CDS encoding complex I NDUFA9 subunit family protein; protein product: MRVFIAGGTGFVGEHVSRELLRRGHQLRLLMHRRGAVSAGVEQVEGDVTRPDTFEQAMGGCDAVMNLVGIIREFPGKGVTFERLHVQATANMLAAASRAGIRRYVQMSALGTRPDAVSAYHRTKFRAEELVRASGLDWTILRPSLIFGPKDAFVGMLARQVRLAPVVPVIGSGAYRLQPIHGDDVARCFALALELPATIGQCFELCGNDRLRYVDLLDAVAAALGKPAPFKPRLPLGLMKLAIPVLQGIPQFPLTMDQLQMLVEENICDGRWKQTFGFEPKGFREGIGEYLVT
- the dnaX gene encoding DNA polymerase III subunit gamma/tau; the protein is MSYVVLARKYRPQTFSELTGQEHVSRTLQNAIDTGRVAHAFLFTGARGVGKTSSARILAKALNCEQGMTTEPCNACPVCKEITEGTSTDVFEIDGASNTGVDDVRDLRDNIKYLPSHSRYKIFIIDEVHMLSTSAFNALLKTLEEPPAHVKFIFATTEPHKVPVTILSRCQRFDFKRILLPKLIERLRFIAGAEGIAISDAALAMIARKGDGSMRDSLSVFDQVLAFCGNSVSDEDVATMIGAVDRRLLAEISAAVFAGDTQGVLAGVKRVDGVGYNMRQFCQELIDHFRNLLVIRSVKNPEEILDLAEAEFEELRRQAGGFSAQEIQRRLTLLLKAEAEMAYATFPRLILEIALLKAATLVPVIPIQELLEKVKGLETGAVHTPALPWDAARPAAAVPAVPAAPSPRAEAPRGEQTPSPSSTPVAPRPPRLRHRGGVRRLGAVRGVQRRKAPGPRIGTGVRQPAQAGAGADGDRLPPRLLSGHGPGRRFHRRDHHPGPGVYGA
- a CDS encoding septal ring lytic transglycosylase RlpA family protein, with the translated sequence MTGRPTIYIFAALIALLVTCAAATPSVAAGTEPAKLEEVLEGLILKSSPLEPMEGFASYYAKRFEGRRTTSGHRYQPDKLTAAHESLPLGTVVRVVNPATHQEVHVTITDRCARKAFHFIDLSRAAAKKIGLWGKGKIKVVIIPLLQEKLERPT